tacttttcttcttcgtttgaaAATAAATCTAGCTCCGTTTTCGAGCAACTAAAGTTGCTTTGCGCCACCCTTGGCTGAAATGGGATACTACAACTAATAAGCTACCCGGACTGGCATTCTGCATTTGGGTACCATTACATGTTTCTAATTATGTCGAGTTTTCTCTAGATTTGTAACTGGAATATCGGTATCAATTGTTATATATTGCATGTGTCTTGTAATAGAGAAAGTCTCACTTTCTTGACAAAAATGTTAACATAACATTTGCAGTTTCACAATGCTTCCCTTTGCTTTGGGTTGATAAAGTCTTTTTGCAAGCAGATGCTGAAGTTGAGCATTTGGTTGTCTTTTGTCACCCTCCCACGAGTCAACTGCTGTCATTCCCACCCATACTACACGTTCGTGCAGTGGGCTGTCAGAGTAACGCACAAAAACGCACACTTTTGTATTGGTTTTCTTCAAAAAGAGTTTCAGTACGGACATATGCCGTCGTAGCTTGTGCcataatagaaaaataaatgaattaattcaTCATTTTTCAATGTATAATTATAATCCTCAACTCAAGAAATAAAAcgtattgataaaaaaaaaacaaagctgaaGCAAACTGCTAGGAGTGTACATGAATTTGATTTATCGTACTTCAAAACTAATAATATATTTGGAAAAATAAGCATAGAAATAACAGAAAAATGTAGAAGCGTCATCGCTTTAGAAAGATCTAGAACGTAGTTTCTGGAATGATCCAGATCTCGCGATACCTGGTGGTAAAACGACGCAGACCACATTGTAACTGCAGGGAGGCAGAACATATCGGAGCCACCGGTAAACGGTGAGGATTATGACTACAGCTTACCTTAGCACAACTTGAGGGAGCCTCGAAACTACTTATCTGGACTTTTACAACATTGGTATAAGCGTAGCTGTTGGCTTGATGTACTGCTTATAAACCACAGGTGTTCATAGTGAAGTTTGAAGACTCGGCTCGAAGATGTCTGTGGTGGGATTTGACTTGGGCTTTCAAAGCTGCTATGTAGCTGTAGCCCGAGCCGGTGGGATCGAGACCATCGCGAACGAGTACAGCGACAGATGCACGCCGTAAGTCATTGAGATATGCTTCATTTCAATTATCAAGggaaatgcattttttatttatagtttGCCTCACCGTTGTCTGGTCATGATGTCGCACGTGAACGCATCATTTCTCATGACTCGCTCAGTGGTAGTAGCTAAACTTGATTACTCGTTAATTGCCTAGTAACtactctaatttaaagttcaaATGCTTGTGTTCAAAATTTACAAGTGTCACGAATATAACTACAGCTCGCTTGCTGTTCACATAGCAACCACGATTACACACTCGAGCTAGCTTTGTTAGCCAAGATCATAGTTTTTATTAACTGTACATTTAGGAGGTTGAATTCATTCGCCCCGAGCTCACGGGCGGGAGGCGCGGTTCCCTACATTTGCGTTGAGTAATGCTCGGTGTCTCAAGCACCGCCCAACTGGTGTGTTTAGAGTCGCATATTGCGCTACAAAGGCGACGACAGTAGGCCATGCTTGTTGGAAAATTCTAGCAATACTTATGGAAATAACTTTCTGTGAATAATATTTTTGCTTGAACCTTTCTGCATTATTACGTCACACACTGATATTTGTTGATGCCTTTAACATTTTAACGTAAATTAGAATGTGTTTGACAATCTGTATGCAAATAATCATGTTAGGTGTATAATTACGTTtgcttgatttgaaaacaatatACTTTTATAAACCAATATCTAAGCaagttataaaaaataaaacttgtaaATGTTCTCAGGTCATTTGTCTCATTTGGACCACGAAATCGATCTATTGGAGCCGCTGCAAAGAGCCAGGTGAGCATGCCCTCCGCCAAAACTACATACAGTGATCCGTGTCATGTTCATCCTTCATTCCCTGCGTTCAGGTGGTGACCAATTGTAAGAACACGGTTCAGGGTTTCAAACGGTTCCATGGCCGAGCCTTCTCCGATCCCTACGTTCAGTCGACCAAGTCCAACTTGGTGTATGACCTTGCGCAGATGTCCTCCGGCTCCACTGCTGTTAAGGTGAGATGTGCGAAGGAGCCTCAAGCCTTAGTGCTGTTCATCCAGAATGATTTTTAGCAGACAGTCATGATCTTCTTGCACCCTAATTGAAATACTTCTCGAATGTCAGGTGATGTacatggaggaagagaagttgtTCAGTGTGGAGCAGGTGACCGGGATGCTGCTGACCAAGCTGAAGGAGACAGCTGAGAGCGACCTGAAGAAACCAGTGGCTGACTGCGTCATATCTGTAACCAAATGCTGTTCATTATCTACATATGATTAGGTGTAAACTCACTAGCTAATGTTAACATTCCCTCCACAGGTTCCTTGCTATTTCACCGACGCAGAGAGGAGGTCTGTCATGGATGCCGCCCAGATCGCCGGCCTCAACTGTTTGCGACTAATGAACGAGACCACAGCCGGTACATGATTGGACACACTCTCCACTATATATTAGAATTCCTTTAGTATTTTTACAATGGTCTTAGAGGGATATTATACTTATTTAGCCCTGTTCCTATTTTGAATGAGTCACAAACTGGTATATGCTACTCTGGTGTGACTGAATAGTTTCACTGACATGCTGAAACCTTCATGTATGCTTTTTCCATAAGACACTCCCACAAATCCATGAACTGTGGCCCTCAATTTCAGATGGCAATGTTTTGCCTTCCTAGCTATGGTTGAAGATTTCTATTATATTTGTGAAGGCATATTGTTCAGCAAAGTCCAGTTAAGGCAGCAATGTTGCAAAGACTTAACATTACAATTGTCTGTGTATTGCAGTGACTCTGGCTTATGGCATCTACAAGCAGGACCTGCCAAGTCCAGAAGAGAAGCCCAGGATTGTTGtgtttgttgacgtgggccacTCCGGTTACCAGGTGTCCGTTTGTGCCTTCAACACGGGGAAGCTGAAGGTGAATATTCAAGAATTGGAAGTGTACGATCACGCAGACACGCTTAGCCGTCAATTATTAACCACTCGTTCTTCGCAGATCCTCGCAACGGCGTTTGATTCAGAGCTGGGCGGTAAGGACTTTGACAACATTCTGGTGAGCCACTTCTGCGAGGAATTTGCCAAGAAGTACAAGATGGACGTCAGGTCCAAGCCTCGCGCGCTGGTACGCCTGTACCAGGAGTGCGAGAAGCTCAAGAAGCTGATGAGCGCCAACTCGTCCGACCTGCCCCTAAACATCGAGTGCTTCATGAATGACATTGATGTCTCCAGTAAGCTCAACAggtgaggttaaaaaaaaaaaaaaaaaggagacatggatgtgtgtgtgtgttaccatcATCCACAATATTGACCTTGTTGTTTGGCATCCACAGGGGTCAGTTTGAGGAGAAGTGCGCGGGGCTGTTGGCCAAAGTGGAGGCCCCCCTGCGCAGCGTCATGGAACAAGCTAGTGAGTGCATACCACCTTAATGCTAGGGGGATTGTCCACTGTGGAACCATAATTAACTGTAGAGGCATTCGTTGTTTTAAGTAACATTAATTCCAAGCTGGTCTCGTTCTCCCTGTGCCCAGAGTTGAGGAAAGAAGACGTGCACGCTGTTGAGATTGTTGGCGGCGCCTCCAGAATTCCCTCCATCAAAGAGCGCATCAGCAAGTTCTTTGGCAAAGAGCTGAGCACAACTCTGAATGCAGACGAGGCTGTGGCCAGAGGCTGCGCCCTGCAGGTACAGGCTGTACAAATGCAACTTTTGGGTCTCATCATATGCTTTGagtgaaaatgtgcaaatgtgCTTCCTCCACACAGTGTGCCATCTTGTCTCCGGCCTTCAAAGTCAGAGAGTTTTCCATCACGGACGTTGTTCCTTATTCCATCTCACTTAAATGGAACTCTGCAGTGGAGGATGGAGTGAGGTAAGAAGTTTCCGATCGTTTTAATTGTCTTGACATGTGCTGCGGATGGTCAATAAGGTTATATTTGAACACGACAGCGATTGTGAGGTGTTCCCCAAGAATCACGCCGCCCCCTTCTCCAAAGTGTTGACCTTCTATCGGAAGGAGCCCTTCCTCCTAGAAGCCTACTACAACAACCCCAAGGAGCTGTCCTACCCCAACACCTCCATAGGTAAAGTATGCCCGCCAACAATTGCACCAACAGACGATGATATTAATGTGGATAAAGTTCTGATTTGTTGTTATTGAAGCCACAGTTAACCAGTTCGCTTGATACCAAAATGGCTCCCTGctgattgtttttatttgcatCCAATTTGAGTGGCAAAGATGAGTTGAATCGTTGCGTGTCAGACATGGTGAAAACAAGCTAACAGTCTTTACCTTGCCCCCGCAGGGCAGTTCATGATCCAAAACGTGGTCCCTCAGTCAACCGGCGAGAGTGCCAAGGTGAAGGTCAAAGTTCGAGTCAACATTCACGGCGTGTTCAGCGTGTCTGGCGCTTCCCTCGTAGAGGTGCTGAAAGTGACAGATGGAGAG
The nucleotide sequence above comes from Syngnathus scovelli strain Florida chromosome 15, RoL_Ssco_1.2, whole genome shotgun sequence. Encoded proteins:
- the hspa4a gene encoding heat shock 70 kDa protein 4a, which translates into the protein MSVVGFDLGFQSCYVAVARAGGIETIANEYSDRCTPSFVSFGPRNRSIGAAAKSQVVTNCKNTVQGFKRFHGRAFSDPYVQSTKSNLVYDLAQMSSGSTAVKVMYMEEEKLFSVEQVTGMLLTKLKETAESDLKKPVADCVISVPCYFTDAERRSVMDAAQIAGLNCLRLMNETTAVTLAYGIYKQDLPSPEEKPRIVVFVDVGHSGYQVSVCAFNTGKLKILATAFDSELGGKDFDNILVSHFCEEFAKKYKMDVRSKPRALVRLYQECEKLKKLMSANSSDLPLNIECFMNDIDVSSKLNRGQFEEKCAGLLAKVEAPLRSVMEQAKLRKEDVHAVEIVGGASRIPSIKERISKFFGKELSTTLNADEAVARGCALQCAILSPAFKVREFSITDVVPYSISLKWNSAVEDGVSDCEVFPKNHAAPFSKVLTFYRKEPFLLEAYYNNPKELSYPNTSIGQFMIQNVVPQSTGESAKVKVKVRVNIHGVFSVSGASLVEVLKVTDGEEPMETDQMVKDEENKMQVDQEDQKAVPGVDKKGDTEEMEMATEEGKQDKKNEPQAKKPKVKTKTVDLPIQPNLYWQMPTDVLNMHVENEGKMIMQDKLEKERNDSKNNVEEYVYEMRDKLHGPLEMFVTEADRDIFSLKLDDTETWLYEDGEDEKKQVYIDKLEELKKIGQPIAERAMEAEERPRSFEELGRQIQSYMKIINAFKAKDEQYAHLDELEVTRLEKQVNDAMAWMNNKMNLQNKQDLTLNPVVKVSEIQAKCKELYSACNPVLSKPKPKVDPPTEKTDNGPTNGQEGTTEGQPPNSDKKTPPESEQKTAENKLPEMDID